The following are encoded together in the Chanodichthys erythropterus isolate Z2021 chromosome 16, ASM2448905v1, whole genome shotgun sequence genome:
- the dad1 gene encoding dolichyl-diphosphooligosaccharide--protein glycosyltransferase subunit DAD1 — protein MSNSVFSVLSRFVEEYRSSTPNKLKMIDAYLLYILLTGVFQFLYCVLVGTFPFNSFLSGFIACVGSFILAVCLRIQINPQNKGDFLTVSPERAFADFLFAHTVLHLVVVNFVG, from the exons ATGTCTAACTCGGTGTTTTCTGTCTTATCGCGTTTTGTGGAGGAGTACAGGAGCAGCACACCGAATAAGCTGAAGATGATCGACGCTTATCTGCTGTATATTTTACTGACAGGAGTGTTTCAGTTCCTGTACTGTGTGCTGGTGGGAACGTTTCCCTTCAACAGCTTCTTATCTGGATTCATTGCGTGTGTGGGATCCTTCATACTGGCTG TCTGTCTTCGTATCCAGATCAACCCTCAGAACAAAGGAGATTTCCTGACGGTCTCTCCTGAGAGAGCGTTTGCTGACTTCCTCTTTGCTCACACTGTTCTGCATCTAGTGGTTGTCAATTTTGTTGGCTGA
- the abhd4 gene encoding (Lyso)-N-acylphosphatidylethanolamine lipase isoform X1 gives MSPANAAMQDETDTEPTSGNWSWWPSWRPTSMSLLKSAEAKILACIQNNIWSRFVTLPNQNRIWTLKVTNKTALKYKDQAAQTPLVMIHGFGGGVGLWIRNLDALSHSRPVYVFDLLGFGRSSRPSFPSDSSLAEEQFVSSIEQWRQSLGLERMILLGHSLGGYLATSYTIQYPERVSHLILVDAWGFPERPQPQLQESGDQGSQLKRVSPPRWVKALASVFSLFNPLAVIRAAGPWGPGLVNRFRPDFKRKFEDLFEDDTMTQYIYHCNAQSPSGEVGFKAMSESLGWAKRPMVQRVNLLPPSTPVSMLYGSLSWVDSSTGHTVIQIRGKSPTSVTLIEDASHHVYADQPEEFNRVVESICNTVD, from the exons ATGTCTCCTGCAAACGCCGCAATGCAAGACGAGACTGACACAGA GCCGACCTCTGGAAACTGGTCCTGGTGGCCCTCTTGGAGACCAACATCCATGTCCTTACTGAAAAGTGCCGAGGCTAAAATTCTTGCCT GTATCCAGAATAACATTTGGTCCAGATTTGTGACTTTGCCAAATCAAAACAGAATATGGACTCTTAAAGTCACCAATAAGACAGCACTCAAATATAAAGACCAAG CTGCTCAGACGCCCCTAGTGATGATCCACGGGTTCGGAGGGGGTGTCGGCCTCTGGATCCGTAACTTGGACGCTTTGAGTCATTCTCGACCCGTCTACGTCTTTGACCTGCTGGGTTTCGGGCGCAGCTCTCGCCCGTCGTTCCCATCTGACTCCTCATTGGCCGAAGAGCAGTTTGTTAGTTCAATAGAGCAATGGAGACAATCACTGGGCCTGGAACGCATGATCCTATTGGGCCACAGCCTGGGTGGTTACCTAGCAACGTCCTATACCATTCAATATCCTGAAAG AGTCAGTCACCTCATCCTGGTGGACGCGTGGGGTTTCCCTGAGCGACCTCAGCCTCAGTTACAGGAGTCAGGAGATCAAGGGTCACAGCTTAAAAGGGTTTCACCGCCTCGCTGGGTGAAAGCTCTTGCTTCAGTGTTCAGCCTGTTCAACCCACTGGCCGTCATCAGAGCAGCTGGACCGTGGG GTCCAGGGCTGGTGAACAGATTCCGTCCTGACTTCAAGAGGAAGTTTGAGGATCTGTTTGAGGACGACACCATGACACAATACATCTACCACTGTAACGCCCAGAGCCCAAG CGGTGAGGTGGGTTTCAAAGCCATGTCTGAGTCTCTCGGCTGGGCCAAAAGGCCGATGGTTCAGCGCGTGAACCTGCTGCCGCCGTCGACGCCTGTCAGCATGTTGTACGGCTCGCTCTCATGGGTGGACAGCTCTACTGGACACACAGTCATTCAGATCAGAGGCAAAAGCCCCACCAGTGTCACG CTGATTGAAGATGCTTCCCATCATGTCTACGCCGACCAGCCGGAAGAGTTCAACCGAGTGGTCGAGAGTATCTGTAATACAGTagactaa
- the abhd4 gene encoding (Lyso)-N-acylphosphatidylethanolamine lipase isoform X2: protein MSLLKSAEAKILACIQNNIWSRFVTLPNQNRIWTLKVTNKTALKYKDQAAQTPLVMIHGFGGGVGLWIRNLDALSHSRPVYVFDLLGFGRSSRPSFPSDSSLAEEQFVSSIEQWRQSLGLERMILLGHSLGGYLATSYTIQYPERVSHLILVDAWGFPERPQPQLQESGDQGSQLKRVSPPRWVKALASVFSLFNPLAVIRAAGPWGPGLVNRFRPDFKRKFEDLFEDDTMTQYIYHCNAQSPSGEVGFKAMSESLGWAKRPMVQRVNLLPPSTPVSMLYGSLSWVDSSTGHTVIQIRGKSPTSVTLIEDASHHVYADQPEEFNRVVESICNTVD from the exons ATGTCCTTACTGAAAAGTGCCGAGGCTAAAATTCTTGCCT GTATCCAGAATAACATTTGGTCCAGATTTGTGACTTTGCCAAATCAAAACAGAATATGGACTCTTAAAGTCACCAATAAGACAGCACTCAAATATAAAGACCAAG CTGCTCAGACGCCCCTAGTGATGATCCACGGGTTCGGAGGGGGTGTCGGCCTCTGGATCCGTAACTTGGACGCTTTGAGTCATTCTCGACCCGTCTACGTCTTTGACCTGCTGGGTTTCGGGCGCAGCTCTCGCCCGTCGTTCCCATCTGACTCCTCATTGGCCGAAGAGCAGTTTGTTAGTTCAATAGAGCAATGGAGACAATCACTGGGCCTGGAACGCATGATCCTATTGGGCCACAGCCTGGGTGGTTACCTAGCAACGTCCTATACCATTCAATATCCTGAAAG AGTCAGTCACCTCATCCTGGTGGACGCGTGGGGTTTCCCTGAGCGACCTCAGCCTCAGTTACAGGAGTCAGGAGATCAAGGGTCACAGCTTAAAAGGGTTTCACCGCCTCGCTGGGTGAAAGCTCTTGCTTCAGTGTTCAGCCTGTTCAACCCACTGGCCGTCATCAGAGCAGCTGGACCGTGGG GTCCAGGGCTGGTGAACAGATTCCGTCCTGACTTCAAGAGGAAGTTTGAGGATCTGTTTGAGGACGACACCATGACACAATACATCTACCACTGTAACGCCCAGAGCCCAAG CGGTGAGGTGGGTTTCAAAGCCATGTCTGAGTCTCTCGGCTGGGCCAAAAGGCCGATGGTTCAGCGCGTGAACCTGCTGCCGCCGTCGACGCCTGTCAGCATGTTGTACGGCTCGCTCTCATGGGTGGACAGCTCTACTGGACACACAGTCATTCAGATCAGAGGCAAAAGCCCCACCAGTGTCACG CTGATTGAAGATGCTTCCCATCATGTCTACGCCGACCAGCCGGAAGAGTTCAACCGAGTGGTCGAGAGTATCTGTAATACAGTagactaa